Proteins encoded in a region of the Cyclopterus lumpus isolate fCycLum1 chromosome 23, fCycLum1.pri, whole genome shotgun sequence genome:
- the arid2 gene encoding AT-rich interactive domain-containing protein 2 isoform X2, translating into MANSTGKNLLDQRRKGQAFLDELRQFHQSRGSPFRKIPIVGGKELDLNALYVRVVALGGFAKVSDKNQWLELGDEFNFPRSCSNAAFALKQYYLRYLEKYEKVHHFGEDDEEVQPGNPKASLPIGAIPSSYNYQQHIVSDYLRQSYGLSSDFVPPCDYNKLVLSLLSGLPNEVDFAVNVCTLLSNESKHAMQLDKDPKLVTLLLAHAGVFDDSLGSFSGVFGTDWKEKTSRDFVRFWKEVVEDVEVRELIWDKNSAAQDASSSEERWQSLFHPPRNQGISDMESQRVLQIAVILRNLSFEEANVKLLAANRTCLRFLLLCAHCNLISLRQLGLDTLGNVAAELQLDPVDFRTTHLIFHTITKCLMSRDRFLKMRAMEILGNLSKAEDNGVLICEYVDQDSYREVIMLLTLPDLMLLMASLEVLYLLAQLGEIPCSKIASVNHSIDLLVRLVSVDLHTFGPDALTAVRLIEHQASADQAAEVRPQLVEQVPAAVQGAAVPVTRVPVQSTQPPPGIVELDGEKFTLQWLNAHFETNPEGSVSRSEMYSEYLATCSKMGRSNILNSTGFLKCLRTVFPNHTMRRQEEAKVNGQVQILLVGLRRRAIPLPIQLYYQQPQQQNSAATPTPTAARHEAPGNPQAPPPGLPLGPPSLGPQFVRVMGPSLSTIGAAPSMALTAQDPPHASHPTVSRHPLPLLASPQLPPNPLAAVQQQPVQPGPVVQIPMSATQNPAAQQHSPMLSTGTSVTLFQQVPQGHILTARVHGVCPPITQHPSLPQTPPLFGPQGGAPQAEPQCVATVSTPSSFTQAGGGLAFSIAGVTNSQGSRVTFQNIAPKPAPSQSGGPAAMIATPNQQPQPQPQSQSLVIVGPNPQQNPAYTPAIHQIVLANPSGSQTIQIAGQPGAASNLCPPPASHSNTQVQPNQTVSHALSMKRQQQHQQQLQLISQTPPSQPTSTESSLIKQLLLPKRGPSTPGGKLILPAPQVPPPNSTMAPSPQVIYQTSYSTQNPSPQPQQLNVQLVPGQLPAVGAPALQTVQLLPGQLISTSSTGAATIIGPTATGQVTFTVVPTTGFTTSTAAVVSQGAVAPGVPPPPFSTALVPHHAPEAPPPLPAPLRGDKIICQKEEEAKDTTGLHIHERKIEVMENSSLAEGDSNGKTSNGDVTAGAKLLNGRKCMESNLPPYHSGNSQGALNGPATEGHPANGKQALSSSLNTPPEGNPEAKKTLVNGVCDFDRVDSGSNLNKNIPNHIASKQYLGNGEMGPSEKSHGSDPSLPSPPPSQQDTAKAQQAERLANGPQAVGNRPPSELTNGPLWPGHGVPALRQQLLPNSTLPSTVTSQSPASSPANGVASEARGLKRPAENEDRSGAASGIPNKVGVRIVTISDPNNAGSSATMVAVPAGTDPSTVAKVAIENATQQRICPPTLAAGSTPTVTPPPASQPAPDGNHSPHLSAQQSPAAPPEPSRKAGQNFKCLWQSCKRWFETPSRVFYHAATQHGGKGVYAGHCQWEGCEPFPRQRLSFITHLQDKHCSREALLAALKLEEQQAQSPNQTSSQTPPAAGSTPKAPKAIVNHPSAALMALRRGSRNLVFRDFTDEKEGPVTKHIRLTAALTLKNIAKHSDCGRMLVKRHETHLSVLALSNMEVSTTLAKCLYELTRSLQA; encoded by the exons aTACTTGGAGAAGTATGAGAAAGTCCACCACTTCGGCGAGGACGATGAAGAAGTGCAGCCGGGGAATCCCAAAGCCTCTCTTCCAATCGGTGCAATTCCCAGCTCTTACAACTACCAGCAACACATTGTATCAG ACTATCTCCGCCAAAGCTATGGACTGTCTTCAGATTTCGTTCCGCCGTGTGACTACAACAAACTGGTGCTGTCCCTCCTCTCGGGTCTACCCAACGAAGTGGACTTTGCGGTTAACGTTTGCACTCTGCTGTCCAACGAGAGCAAGCATGCCATGCAGCTGGACAAGGACCCCAAACTGGTCACGCTGCTGCTGGCCCACGCCGGCGTCTTTGACGACT CGCTAGGCAGCTTCTCCGGGGTATTCGGGACGGACTGGAAGGAGAAAACCTCCCGGGACTTTGTCAGG TTCTGGAaagaggtggtggaggatgtCGAAGTCCGGGAGCTGATCTGGGACAAGAACAGCGCAGCACAAG ACGCTTCGTCGAGCGAGGAGCGCTGGCAGAGCCTCTTCCACCCGCCGCGGAACCAGGGCATCAGCGACATGGAGTCCCAGCGGGTCCTGCAGATCGCCGTTATCCTGCGGAACCTCTCCTTCGAGGAGGCCAACGTCAAGCTGCTGGCGGCCAACCGAACGTGCCTGCGCTTCCTTTTGCTCTGTGCCCACTGTAACCTCATCTCACTCCGACAGCTTGGACTTGACACGTTGGGCAACGTGGCGGCCGAG CTCCAGCTGGATCCCGTAGACTTTCGGACAACTCATCTGATCTTTCACACCATCACCAAATGTCTGATGTCGAGGGACAGGTTTCTCAAAATGAGGG CCATGGAAATCCTGGGCAACCTCAGCAAGGCAGAGGACAACGGCGTGCTCATCTGCGAGTACGTTGACCAGGACTCATACCGGGAGGTAATAATGCTCCTCACGCTGCCGGACCTCATGCTCCTCATGGCCTCCTTGGAGGTGCTGTACCTGCTGGCCCAGCTCGGAGAGATTCCCTGCAGCAAGATCGCCTCGGTCAACCATAGCATAG ACCTGTTGGTGCGGTTGGTATCGGTTGACCTCCATACGTTTGGACCCGACGCCCTGACGGCGGTGCGATTGATTGAGCATCAGGCCAGCGCTGACCAGGCGGCCGAGGTTCGACCACAGCTGGTAGAGCAGGTCCCTGCAGCCGTGCAGGGAGCAGCAGTGCCTG TAACAAGGGTACCGGTCCAATCCACCCAACCCCCACCTGGCATTGTTGAACTTGACGGGGAAAAATTTACACTGCAATG GCTAAACGCACACTTTGAGACAAACCCAGAGGGCTCCGTGTCTCGATCAGAAATGTACTCAGAGTACCTGGCCACGTGTAGTAAAATGGGAAGAAGCAACATCTTAAACTCAACAGGCTTCCTCAAATGTCTTCG GACCGTGTTTCCCAACCACACAATGCGGCGGCAAGAGGAGGCCAAGGTCAATGGTCAGGTTCAGATTCTCCTGGTAGGGCTGAGGCGCAGGGCGATCCCTCTGCCCATCCAGCTATACTATCAGCAGCCCCAGCAGCAGAATTCGGCAGCAACTCCAACACCTACGGCAGCCCGGCACGAAGCTCCCGGCAACCCTCAGGCCCCGCCTCCAG GCTTACCTCTCGGGCCTCCCAGTCTTGGACCCCAGTTCGTCCGGGTGATGGGCCCCAGCCTCAGCACCATTGGTGCCGCCCCATCCATGGCCTTGACTGCACAGGACCCTCCTCATGCGAGCCATCCGACTGTTTCCCGTCACCCGCTGCCCCTGCTGGCTTCTCCACAGTTGCCACCAAATCCTCTGGCAGCAGTGCAGCAGCAACCGGTTCAACCAGGTCCAGTGGTCCAGATCCCGATGTCAGCCACCCAGAACCCTGCTGCTCAGCAGCACTCCCCCATGCTCTCCACAGGGACATCTGTCACGCTATTTCAGCAGGTACCACAGGGCCACATCCTCACCGCCAGGGTACACGGCGTGTGCCCTCCGATCACCCAGCACCCTTCCCTGCCTCAAACCCCTCCCCTGTTTGGGCCTCAAGGTGGAGCTCCCCAGGCGGAGCCTCAGTGTGTTGCTACGGTATCGACACCCTCTTCTTTCACCCAGGCAGGGGGTGGTCTGGCTTTTAGTATCGCAGGTGTGACCAATTCCCAGGGGTCACGCGTCACATTTCAGAATATCGCCCCCAAGCCAGCACCAAGCCAGTCGGGTGGACCAGCGGCCATGATAGCCACTCCCAACCAGCAGCCTCAGCCACAACCGCAGTCGCAGAGTCTCGTAATAGTCGGTCCCAACCCCCAGCAGAACCCAGCCTACACCCCTGCCATACACCAGATCGTTCTTGCTAACCCCTCCGGCTCCCAGACTATCCAGATAGCAGGGCAGCCCGGAGCTGCTTCCAACCTCTGTCCGCCTCCTGCTTCTCATTCCAACACCCAGGTCCAGCCCAATCAAACTGTCAGCCACGCACTGTCCATGAAACGTCAACAGCAGCATCAACAGCAACTCCAGCTTATTTCCCAAACTCCCCCCTCTCAGCCTACCTCCACCGAGTCCAGCTTGATCAAACAGCTACTGCTTCCAAAGCGAGGGCCATCTACTCCGGGAGGAAAGCTCATCCTACCTGCTCCACAGGTGCCCCCTCCGAACAGCACGATGGCGCCTAGTCCGCAGGTGATCTACCAGACAAGCTACAGCACCCAGAATCCCTCTCCTCAGCCTCAGCAGCTCAATGTCCAGCTGGTTCCTGGTCAGCTTCCCGCTGTAGGAGCTCCAGCCCTCCAGACGGTCCAGCTCTTGCCAGGCCAGCTCATTTCCACAAGTAGCACAGGGGCAGCTACCATAATCGGCCCCACGGCAACTGGACAAGTTACATTTACCGTGGTCCCCACCACTGGCTTCACCACCTCTACCGCTGCCGTTGTCAGCCAGGGTGCTGTGGCTCCGGGAGTCCCCCCTCCTCCGTTCTCTACTGCATTAGTACCCCACCACGCCCCTGAGGCTCCACCACCACTGCCGGCTCCCCTCAGAGGAGACAAGATCATCTgtcaaaaggaggaggaggccaaggaCACCACGGGACTGCATATCCATGAgaggaagatagaggtgatggaGAACTCGTCTTTGGCAGAAGGAGACTCCAACGGAAAAACCAGTAATGGCGATGTGACGGCAGGTGCCAAGCTGCTAAATGGTCGGAAGTGCATGGAGTCTAATCTACCTCCATACCACTCAGGGAACAGCCAGGGGGCACTCAATGGCCCAGCTACAGAGGGCCACCCTGCTAATGGGAAGCAGGCCCTCTCCTCCAGCCTAAACACCCCTCCTGAGGGCAACCCCGAGGCCAAAAAGACTCTCGTCAATGGGGTGTGTGACTTTGATCGGGTTGACAGTGGCAGCAActtaaacaaaaacattccaAATCACATTGCTTCCAAACAGTACTTGGGGAACGGGGAGATGGGCCCTTCTGAGAAGAGTCACGGGTCAGACCCGTCTCTTCCTAGTCCGCCTCCCTCCCAGCAGGACACTGCCAAAGCCCAGCAGGCCGAGCGCCTGGCGAACGGACCCCAGGCAGTCGGCAACAGGCCTCCCTCGGAACTAACCAACGGACCTTTGTGGCCGGGCCACGGCGTGCCTGCGCTAAGACAACAACTGCTCCCCAATTCCACCCTCCCCTCCACTGTTACCTCCCAGAGTCCCGCCTCCTCTCCCGCAAACGGAGTGGCCTCCGAGGCCCGGGGTCTCAAGAGGCCCGCCGAGAACGAGGACCGCAGCGGGGCGGCCTCGGGGATCCCCAACAAAGTGGGAGTGCGGATCGTCACCATCAGTGACCCCAACAACGCCGGCAGCAGTGCCACTATGGTGGCGGTGCCGGCAGGAACAGACCCAAGCACAGTAGCCAAAGTAGCAATAGAGAACGCCACTCAGCAGAGGATCTGCCCGCCCACACTGGCAGCTGGCTCGACG CCGACAGTCACCCCGCCCCCCGCGTCCCAGCCCGCTCCAGACGGTAACCACAGCCCACACCTCTCAGCACAGCAAAGCCCTGCAGCGCCACCGGAGCCGAGCAGGAAAGCTGGGCAGAACTTCAAGTGTCTGTGGCAGTCCTGTAAACG GTGGTTTGAAACGCCGTCGCGGGTGTTTTACCACGCTGCGACGCAACACGGTGGAAAAGGCGTGTACGCAGGGCATTGTCAATGGGAGGGCTGTGAACCTTTTCCCCGGCAGAGACTGTCCTTCATCACCCATCTACAG GACAAGCACTGTTCTCGAGAGGCTTTACTGGCTGCACTCAAACTAGAGGAGCAGCAGGCGCAAAGTCCCAATCAGACTTCTTCCCA GACTCCACCAGCGGCAGGCAGCACTCCGAAAGCACCGAAAGCAATCGTGAATCACCCGAGCGCAGCTCTCATGGCCCTTCGCAGAGGGTCTCGAAACCTGGTCTTCAGGGACTTTACT GATGAGAAAGAGGGACCAGTGACCAAACACATACGACTAACTGCTGCCTTAACGTTAAAGAACATCGCCAAGCACTCGGACTGTGGTCGCAT GTTGGTAAAGAGGCATGAGACGCACCTCTCCGTGCTCGCGCTAAGTAACATGGAGGTTTCCACCACGCTCGCCAAATGCCTTTACGAACTGACGCGCTCGCTTCAGGCTTAA
- the arid2 gene encoding AT-rich interactive domain-containing protein 2 isoform X1 yields the protein MANSTGKNLLDQRRKGQAFLDELRQFHQSRGSPFRKIPIVGGKELDLNALYVRVVALGGFAKVSDKNQWLELGDEFNFPRSCSNAAFALKQYYLRYLEKYEKVHHFGEDDEEVQPGNPKASLPIGAIPSSYNYQQHIVSDYLRQSYGLSSDFVPPCDYNKLVLSLLSGLPNEVDFAVNVCTLLSNESKHAMQLDKDPKLVTLLLAHAGVFDDSLGSFSGVFGTDWKEKTSRDFVRFWKEVVEDVEVRELIWDKNSAAQVLFADASSSEERWQSLFHPPRNQGISDMESQRVLQIAVILRNLSFEEANVKLLAANRTCLRFLLLCAHCNLISLRQLGLDTLGNVAAELQLDPVDFRTTHLIFHTITKCLMSRDRFLKMRAMEILGNLSKAEDNGVLICEYVDQDSYREVIMLLTLPDLMLLMASLEVLYLLAQLGEIPCSKIASVNHSIDLLVRLVSVDLHTFGPDALTAVRLIEHQASADQAAEVRPQLVEQVPAAVQGAAVPVTRVPVQSTQPPPGIVELDGEKFTLQWLNAHFETNPEGSVSRSEMYSEYLATCSKMGRSNILNSTGFLKCLRTVFPNHTMRRQEEAKVNGQVQILLVGLRRRAIPLPIQLYYQQPQQQNSAATPTPTAARHEAPGNPQAPPPGLPLGPPSLGPQFVRVMGPSLSTIGAAPSMALTAQDPPHASHPTVSRHPLPLLASPQLPPNPLAAVQQQPVQPGPVVQIPMSATQNPAAQQHSPMLSTGTSVTLFQQVPQGHILTARVHGVCPPITQHPSLPQTPPLFGPQGGAPQAEPQCVATVSTPSSFTQAGGGLAFSIAGVTNSQGSRVTFQNIAPKPAPSQSGGPAAMIATPNQQPQPQPQSQSLVIVGPNPQQNPAYTPAIHQIVLANPSGSQTIQIAGQPGAASNLCPPPASHSNTQVQPNQTVSHALSMKRQQQHQQQLQLISQTPPSQPTSTESSLIKQLLLPKRGPSTPGGKLILPAPQVPPPNSTMAPSPQVIYQTSYSTQNPSPQPQQLNVQLVPGQLPAVGAPALQTVQLLPGQLISTSSTGAATIIGPTATGQVTFTVVPTTGFTTSTAAVVSQGAVAPGVPPPPFSTALVPHHAPEAPPPLPAPLRGDKIICQKEEEAKDTTGLHIHERKIEVMENSSLAEGDSNGKTSNGDVTAGAKLLNGRKCMESNLPPYHSGNSQGALNGPATEGHPANGKQALSSSLNTPPEGNPEAKKTLVNGVCDFDRVDSGSNLNKNIPNHIASKQYLGNGEMGPSEKSHGSDPSLPSPPPSQQDTAKAQQAERLANGPQAVGNRPPSELTNGPLWPGHGVPALRQQLLPNSTLPSTVTSQSPASSPANGVASEARGLKRPAENEDRSGAASGIPNKVGVRIVTISDPNNAGSSATMVAVPAGTDPSTVAKVAIENATQQRICPPTLAAGSTPTVTPPPASQPAPDGNHSPHLSAQQSPAAPPEPSRKAGQNFKCLWQSCKRWFETPSRVFYHAATQHGGKGVYAGHCQWEGCEPFPRQRLSFITHLQDKHCSREALLAALKLEEQQAQSPNQTSSQTPPAAGSTPKAPKAIVNHPSAALMALRRGSRNLVFRDFTDEKEGPVTKHIRLTAALTLKNIAKHSDCGRMLVKRHETHLSVLALSNMEVSTTLAKCLYELTRSLQA from the exons aTACTTGGAGAAGTATGAGAAAGTCCACCACTTCGGCGAGGACGATGAAGAAGTGCAGCCGGGGAATCCCAAAGCCTCTCTTCCAATCGGTGCAATTCCCAGCTCTTACAACTACCAGCAACACATTGTATCAG ACTATCTCCGCCAAAGCTATGGACTGTCTTCAGATTTCGTTCCGCCGTGTGACTACAACAAACTGGTGCTGTCCCTCCTCTCGGGTCTACCCAACGAAGTGGACTTTGCGGTTAACGTTTGCACTCTGCTGTCCAACGAGAGCAAGCATGCCATGCAGCTGGACAAGGACCCCAAACTGGTCACGCTGCTGCTGGCCCACGCCGGCGTCTTTGACGACT CGCTAGGCAGCTTCTCCGGGGTATTCGGGACGGACTGGAAGGAGAAAACCTCCCGGGACTTTGTCAGG TTCTGGAaagaggtggtggaggatgtCGAAGTCCGGGAGCTGATCTGGGACAAGAACAGCGCAGCACAAG TTCTCTTTGCAGACGCTTCGTCGAGCGAGGAGCGCTGGCAGAGCCTCTTCCACCCGCCGCGGAACCAGGGCATCAGCGACATGGAGTCCCAGCGGGTCCTGCAGATCGCCGTTATCCTGCGGAACCTCTCCTTCGAGGAGGCCAACGTCAAGCTGCTGGCGGCCAACCGAACGTGCCTGCGCTTCCTTTTGCTCTGTGCCCACTGTAACCTCATCTCACTCCGACAGCTTGGACTTGACACGTTGGGCAACGTGGCGGCCGAG CTCCAGCTGGATCCCGTAGACTTTCGGACAACTCATCTGATCTTTCACACCATCACCAAATGTCTGATGTCGAGGGACAGGTTTCTCAAAATGAGGG CCATGGAAATCCTGGGCAACCTCAGCAAGGCAGAGGACAACGGCGTGCTCATCTGCGAGTACGTTGACCAGGACTCATACCGGGAGGTAATAATGCTCCTCACGCTGCCGGACCTCATGCTCCTCATGGCCTCCTTGGAGGTGCTGTACCTGCTGGCCCAGCTCGGAGAGATTCCCTGCAGCAAGATCGCCTCGGTCAACCATAGCATAG ACCTGTTGGTGCGGTTGGTATCGGTTGACCTCCATACGTTTGGACCCGACGCCCTGACGGCGGTGCGATTGATTGAGCATCAGGCCAGCGCTGACCAGGCGGCCGAGGTTCGACCACAGCTGGTAGAGCAGGTCCCTGCAGCCGTGCAGGGAGCAGCAGTGCCTG TAACAAGGGTACCGGTCCAATCCACCCAACCCCCACCTGGCATTGTTGAACTTGACGGGGAAAAATTTACACTGCAATG GCTAAACGCACACTTTGAGACAAACCCAGAGGGCTCCGTGTCTCGATCAGAAATGTACTCAGAGTACCTGGCCACGTGTAGTAAAATGGGAAGAAGCAACATCTTAAACTCAACAGGCTTCCTCAAATGTCTTCG GACCGTGTTTCCCAACCACACAATGCGGCGGCAAGAGGAGGCCAAGGTCAATGGTCAGGTTCAGATTCTCCTGGTAGGGCTGAGGCGCAGGGCGATCCCTCTGCCCATCCAGCTATACTATCAGCAGCCCCAGCAGCAGAATTCGGCAGCAACTCCAACACCTACGGCAGCCCGGCACGAAGCTCCCGGCAACCCTCAGGCCCCGCCTCCAG GCTTACCTCTCGGGCCTCCCAGTCTTGGACCCCAGTTCGTCCGGGTGATGGGCCCCAGCCTCAGCACCATTGGTGCCGCCCCATCCATGGCCTTGACTGCACAGGACCCTCCTCATGCGAGCCATCCGACTGTTTCCCGTCACCCGCTGCCCCTGCTGGCTTCTCCACAGTTGCCACCAAATCCTCTGGCAGCAGTGCAGCAGCAACCGGTTCAACCAGGTCCAGTGGTCCAGATCCCGATGTCAGCCACCCAGAACCCTGCTGCTCAGCAGCACTCCCCCATGCTCTCCACAGGGACATCTGTCACGCTATTTCAGCAGGTACCACAGGGCCACATCCTCACCGCCAGGGTACACGGCGTGTGCCCTCCGATCACCCAGCACCCTTCCCTGCCTCAAACCCCTCCCCTGTTTGGGCCTCAAGGTGGAGCTCCCCAGGCGGAGCCTCAGTGTGTTGCTACGGTATCGACACCCTCTTCTTTCACCCAGGCAGGGGGTGGTCTGGCTTTTAGTATCGCAGGTGTGACCAATTCCCAGGGGTCACGCGTCACATTTCAGAATATCGCCCCCAAGCCAGCACCAAGCCAGTCGGGTGGACCAGCGGCCATGATAGCCACTCCCAACCAGCAGCCTCAGCCACAACCGCAGTCGCAGAGTCTCGTAATAGTCGGTCCCAACCCCCAGCAGAACCCAGCCTACACCCCTGCCATACACCAGATCGTTCTTGCTAACCCCTCCGGCTCCCAGACTATCCAGATAGCAGGGCAGCCCGGAGCTGCTTCCAACCTCTGTCCGCCTCCTGCTTCTCATTCCAACACCCAGGTCCAGCCCAATCAAACTGTCAGCCACGCACTGTCCATGAAACGTCAACAGCAGCATCAACAGCAACTCCAGCTTATTTCCCAAACTCCCCCCTCTCAGCCTACCTCCACCGAGTCCAGCTTGATCAAACAGCTACTGCTTCCAAAGCGAGGGCCATCTACTCCGGGAGGAAAGCTCATCCTACCTGCTCCACAGGTGCCCCCTCCGAACAGCACGATGGCGCCTAGTCCGCAGGTGATCTACCAGACAAGCTACAGCACCCAGAATCCCTCTCCTCAGCCTCAGCAGCTCAATGTCCAGCTGGTTCCTGGTCAGCTTCCCGCTGTAGGAGCTCCAGCCCTCCAGACGGTCCAGCTCTTGCCAGGCCAGCTCATTTCCACAAGTAGCACAGGGGCAGCTACCATAATCGGCCCCACGGCAACTGGACAAGTTACATTTACCGTGGTCCCCACCACTGGCTTCACCACCTCTACCGCTGCCGTTGTCAGCCAGGGTGCTGTGGCTCCGGGAGTCCCCCCTCCTCCGTTCTCTACTGCATTAGTACCCCACCACGCCCCTGAGGCTCCACCACCACTGCCGGCTCCCCTCAGAGGAGACAAGATCATCTgtcaaaaggaggaggaggccaaggaCACCACGGGACTGCATATCCATGAgaggaagatagaggtgatggaGAACTCGTCTTTGGCAGAAGGAGACTCCAACGGAAAAACCAGTAATGGCGATGTGACGGCAGGTGCCAAGCTGCTAAATGGTCGGAAGTGCATGGAGTCTAATCTACCTCCATACCACTCAGGGAACAGCCAGGGGGCACTCAATGGCCCAGCTACAGAGGGCCACCCTGCTAATGGGAAGCAGGCCCTCTCCTCCAGCCTAAACACCCCTCCTGAGGGCAACCCCGAGGCCAAAAAGACTCTCGTCAATGGGGTGTGTGACTTTGATCGGGTTGACAGTGGCAGCAActtaaacaaaaacattccaAATCACATTGCTTCCAAACAGTACTTGGGGAACGGGGAGATGGGCCCTTCTGAGAAGAGTCACGGGTCAGACCCGTCTCTTCCTAGTCCGCCTCCCTCCCAGCAGGACACTGCCAAAGCCCAGCAGGCCGAGCGCCTGGCGAACGGACCCCAGGCAGTCGGCAACAGGCCTCCCTCGGAACTAACCAACGGACCTTTGTGGCCGGGCCACGGCGTGCCTGCGCTAAGACAACAACTGCTCCCCAATTCCACCCTCCCCTCCACTGTTACCTCCCAGAGTCCCGCCTCCTCTCCCGCAAACGGAGTGGCCTCCGAGGCCCGGGGTCTCAAGAGGCCCGCCGAGAACGAGGACCGCAGCGGGGCGGCCTCGGGGATCCCCAACAAAGTGGGAGTGCGGATCGTCACCATCAGTGACCCCAACAACGCCGGCAGCAGTGCCACTATGGTGGCGGTGCCGGCAGGAACAGACCCAAGCACAGTAGCCAAAGTAGCAATAGAGAACGCCACTCAGCAGAGGATCTGCCCGCCCACACTGGCAGCTGGCTCGACG CCGACAGTCACCCCGCCCCCCGCGTCCCAGCCCGCTCCAGACGGTAACCACAGCCCACACCTCTCAGCACAGCAAAGCCCTGCAGCGCCACCGGAGCCGAGCAGGAAAGCTGGGCAGAACTTCAAGTGTCTGTGGCAGTCCTGTAAACG GTGGTTTGAAACGCCGTCGCGGGTGTTTTACCACGCTGCGACGCAACACGGTGGAAAAGGCGTGTACGCAGGGCATTGTCAATGGGAGGGCTGTGAACCTTTTCCCCGGCAGAGACTGTCCTTCATCACCCATCTACAG GACAAGCACTGTTCTCGAGAGGCTTTACTGGCTGCACTCAAACTAGAGGAGCAGCAGGCGCAAAGTCCCAATCAGACTTCTTCCCA GACTCCACCAGCGGCAGGCAGCACTCCGAAAGCACCGAAAGCAATCGTGAATCACCCGAGCGCAGCTCTCATGGCCCTTCGCAGAGGGTCTCGAAACCTGGTCTTCAGGGACTTTACT GATGAGAAAGAGGGACCAGTGACCAAACACATACGACTAACTGCTGCCTTAACGTTAAAGAACATCGCCAAGCACTCGGACTGTGGTCGCAT GTTGGTAAAGAGGCATGAGACGCACCTCTCCGTGCTCGCGCTAAGTAACATGGAGGTTTCCACCACGCTCGCCAAATGCCTTTACGAACTGACGCGCTCGCTTCAGGCTTAA